A window of the Juglans microcarpa x Juglans regia isolate MS1-56 chromosome 5D, Jm3101_v1.0, whole genome shotgun sequence genome harbors these coding sequences:
- the LOC121265445 gene encoding uncharacterized protein LOC121265445 has translation MPQVDLETLVSACAGGSDRKIACETLADVDHQPEHSDQLEVPPDVPPESFWLSKDAELDWFNQHAFYERKDSSKGNSNSTNLNPNLNPSSNSSSQRYSLNLKSKASKASIIGLPKPQKSCYVDPKNRRICKTGNMRLFPKRSGSVGKSEAPLVEPSSPKVSCMGRVRSKRDRNRRLRNRQQSSEPVVEKEKPSVKRKTGLFASFRAIFRSGYREKTAHTIAAPRAESPPRKSAIIGGRHSTASDIDVSYAETLPRKSVSEIETPGLGGMKRFASGRKSDGWAGDVA, from the coding sequence ATGCCACAAGTTGATCTGGAAACATTAGTTTCGGCCTGCGCCGGCGGCTCAGATCGGAAAATCGCCTGCGAAACCCTCGCCGACGTAGATCACCAGCCGGAGCATTCAGATCAACTGGAGGTCCCTCCGGATGTCCCGCCTGAATCGTTCTGGCTCTCCAAAGACGCCGAGCTCGATTGGTTCAACCAACACGCCTTCTACGAGAGGAAAGATTCGAGCAAAGGAAACTCCAACTCGACTAACTTAAATCCAAATTTGAATCCGAGCTCCAACTCCAGTTCCCAGAGGTATTCTTTGAACTTGAAATCTAAAGCATCTAAAGCATCGATTATCGGCTTACCGAAGCCTCAGAAGTCTTGTTACGTCGACCCGAAAAACCGTCGGATCTGCAAAACTGGGAACATGCGGTTGTTTCCAAAGAGGTCCGGGTCGGTCGGAAAATCGGAGGCTCCACTGGTTGAACCATCGTCTCCAAAGGTCTCATGTATGGGAAGGGTGAGATCGAAGAGAGACCGTAATCGCAGATTGAGGAATCGGCAGCAGTCCTCTGAACCGGtcgtggaaaaagaaaaaccgtCTGTGAAACGGAAGACCGGGTTGTTCGCCAGTTTTCGGGCTATTTTTCGGTCCGGTTACCGAGAAAAGACAGCTCATACAATCGCCGCGCCACGGGCTGAATCGCCGCCGAGAAAGAGCGCGATAATTGGAGGGCGTCACAGTACCGCTTCCGATATCGACGTGTCGTATGCAGAGACGCTTCCGAGAAAAAGCGTCTCGGAGATTGAAACGCCAGGTTTGGGTGGAATGAAGCGGTTCGCATCTGGAAGGAAATCCGACGGGTGGGCCGGAGATGTGGCTTGA